A single window of Jiangella alkaliphila DNA harbors:
- a CDS encoding ROK family transcriptional regulator, with the protein MAHTLAGRPETATQAKVLKLLRDEGPLSRVELADRLGVSRTTMASEVSRLTELGLAEGAGPAASRGGRRSTLVDLSSDVRFVGVAIGATTVSVALTDGRLTVLGQRSVDMDVRLGPEPVLARALELTHKVLAEHGVTRPAGVGVGVPGPVDFHGGMPVSPPIMPGWDGYPVRDALARELGCPVLLDNDVNVMALGEQHSGVAKAARDFLFVKIGTGIGCGIVVDGQLYRGVDGCAGDIGHIRVEEFGPTCACGNTGCLEAFFGGSALARDALAAARGGRSPALASLLAEKGELTGADVAAAVTMGDPYTVQMIRDGGHRVGWVLASLVSFFNPGLIVIGGRVARLGHPLLAEIRGVVYRRSLPLATGNLPVVLSEMGDDAGVVGAAALISDAIYAAP; encoded by the coding sequence ATGGCGCATACGCTCGCCGGACGGCCTGAGACGGCCACCCAGGCGAAAGTCCTCAAGCTGCTGCGCGACGAGGGACCGCTCTCCAGGGTGGAGCTCGCCGACCGGCTCGGAGTATCCCGCACCACCATGGCCAGCGAGGTCAGTCGGCTGACCGAGCTGGGCCTGGCCGAGGGCGCCGGCCCCGCCGCGTCGCGGGGCGGGCGGCGGTCGACGCTGGTGGATCTGTCGTCGGACGTGCGGTTCGTCGGGGTGGCGATCGGGGCGACGACGGTGTCCGTCGCGCTCACCGACGGGCGGCTGACGGTGCTGGGGCAGCGATCGGTCGACATGGACGTGCGCCTCGGCCCGGAGCCGGTGCTGGCCCGCGCCCTCGAACTGACCCACAAGGTGCTGGCCGAACACGGCGTCACCCGCCCGGCCGGCGTCGGCGTGGGCGTGCCGGGACCGGTCGACTTCCACGGCGGCATGCCGGTCTCGCCGCCGATCATGCCCGGCTGGGACGGCTACCCGGTCCGCGACGCGCTCGCGCGCGAGCTGGGCTGCCCCGTGCTGCTCGACAACGACGTCAACGTCATGGCGCTGGGCGAGCAGCACTCCGGCGTGGCGAAGGCGGCCCGCGACTTCCTGTTCGTCAAGATCGGGACGGGCATCGGCTGCGGCATCGTCGTCGACGGGCAGCTGTACCGGGGCGTCGACGGGTGCGCGGGCGACATCGGGCACATCCGGGTCGAGGAGTTCGGCCCGACCTGCGCGTGCGGCAACACCGGCTGCCTCGAGGCGTTCTTCGGCGGCTCGGCGCTGGCTCGCGACGCGCTGGCGGCGGCCCGGGGCGGACGGTCGCCGGCTCTGGCGTCGCTGCTGGCCGAGAAGGGCGAGCTGACCGGCGCCGACGTCGCCGCGGCGGTGACGATGGGTGACCCGTACACCGTCCAGATGATCCGCGACGGCGGCCATCGCGTCGGCTGGGTGCTGGCCAGCCTGGTGTCGTTCTTCAACCCTGGCCTGATCGTCATCGGCGGCCGGGTGGCCCGCCTCGGGCACCCGCTGCTGGCCGAGATCCGCGGCGTCGTGTACCGGCGCTCGCTGCCGCTGGCCACCGGCAACCTGCCGGTCGTGCTCAGCGAGATGGGCGACGACGCGGGCGTGGTCGGCGCCGCGGCGCTGATCAGCGACGCCATCTACGCCGCGCCCTGA
- a CDS encoding sugar phosphate isomerase/epimerase family protein, giving the protein MARPEIDRRRFLAAVAGTTMAVTAAGLAAPAAANAAKGMLVPPGKIGIQLFTIRNLVSSLGFRAVFEELARLGYQNVEFAGYSSPAEPGITVQQIKQLLDDNGLTGIGSHVGLNAFRTNIELELDRAEILGLPFIGTANEPVTAANRTVAGYRAAAAEFNAFGAAAQARGLCWYQHNHQNEFRFANDDPSVRLYDLLLAETDPKLVFLEMDIYWAYVGQHIAPGFDPIAYVIANRLRYPLFHAKDGRRSTAANGYDIVEFGAGDIDFQRFYTSIGSRGRHYSLYEQDNAPNTSPDVGGALGAAERSFDAIYELRG; this is encoded by the coding sequence ATGGCACGTCCCGAGATCGACCGACGGCGGTTCCTGGCCGCCGTCGCCGGCACCACGATGGCGGTGACCGCGGCCGGACTGGCCGCGCCGGCCGCCGCGAACGCGGCGAAGGGCATGCTGGTGCCGCCCGGCAAGATCGGCATCCAGCTGTTCACCATCCGCAACCTGGTCTCCTCGCTCGGCTTCCGGGCCGTCTTCGAGGAGCTGGCCCGCCTGGGCTACCAGAACGTCGAGTTCGCCGGCTACAGCTCGCCGGCCGAGCCGGGCATCACCGTCCAGCAGATCAAGCAGCTGCTCGACGACAACGGCCTCACCGGCATCGGCAGCCACGTCGGCCTGAACGCGTTCCGGACCAACATCGAGCTGGAGTTGGACCGCGCCGAGATCCTCGGCCTGCCGTTCATCGGCACCGCGAACGAGCCGGTGACGGCCGCCAACCGCACGGTGGCCGGCTACCGGGCCGCGGCGGCCGAGTTCAACGCGTTCGGCGCGGCCGCACAGGCGCGCGGGCTGTGCTGGTACCAGCACAACCATCAGAACGAGTTCCGGTTCGCCAACGACGACCCCAGCGTGCGCCTCTACGACCTCCTGCTCGCCGAGACGGACCCGAAGCTGGTCTTCCTCGAGATGGACATCTACTGGGCCTACGTCGGCCAGCACATCGCGCCCGGCTTCGACCCGATCGCCTACGTCATCGCCAACCGGCTGCGCTACCCGCTGTTCCACGCCAAGGACGGCCGCAGGTCCACGGCGGCGAACGGCTACGACATCGTCGAGTTCGGCGCCGGCGACATCGACTTCCAGCGCTTCTACACCAGCATCGGCTCCCGCGGCCGGCACTACTCGCTGTACGAGCAGGACAACG